The following are encoded together in the Bradyrhizobium genosp. L genome:
- a CDS encoding flagellar hook-basal body complex protein, whose product MGIFGALTTAVGGLRAESYALENVSGNIANSQTTAFKRIDTSFLDLIPQTAVTAQLAGGVTAQSRSTNSVQGDVQSAQVATFMAINGNGFFAVQKPGSFTDGSPVFDGVDRYTRRGDFQLNKDGYLVNGAGYYLEGVPIDPTTGNPSGSSPQVLRFKNDFLPAQRTTKIDYRANLASYPLTTQHDTSVPGSELLRPGSFSNGHNPLTLGTPAAPYTDAAVSGTAQNNKATPSVANTSATKLNGTAGSDSISANFVAGDTITVNGTVLTFVASGATGNQLNITDSIGTLLAKIDSISGTATASSIASNGAITLHSGTSADLLVTSSNSTALQALGFTGSAAANRGGGGTVGTGQVVGNDNSTFLDESVSGGAVTAYDVSGAPVNLQLRWAKTDSSSLGSGHTDNWNLFYQVNPNATGTQVAWQNVNVNFTFGANGQMSPAISSVTLDNAVVNGVSLGSPVINFGSGGVTQFADSNGNVQVNQIQQDGFPAGQLQSVSVSTNGRIVGNYTNGRNIDLAEISVATFNGTNFLKRIDGGAFEATDESGAALFGKAGTIVGSSLESSNTDIADEFTKLIVTQQAYSANTKVITTTNSMVQDLLNVMR is encoded by the coding sequence ATGGGTATCTTCGGCGCTCTCACGACGGCGGTCGGCGGCTTGCGCGCGGAGTCGTACGCGCTCGAAAACGTCTCCGGTAACATCGCCAATTCGCAAACCACGGCCTTCAAGCGCATCGATACCTCGTTCCTTGACCTGATTCCGCAGACCGCGGTGACCGCGCAGCTCGCCGGCGGCGTCACCGCGCAGTCGCGCTCGACCAATTCGGTGCAGGGCGACGTGCAGTCGGCCCAGGTCGCGACCTTCATGGCGATCAACGGCAACGGCTTTTTTGCGGTGCAGAAGCCCGGCAGCTTCACCGATGGCTCCCCGGTGTTCGACGGCGTCGACCGCTACACCCGCCGCGGCGACTTCCAGCTCAACAAGGACGGCTACCTCGTCAACGGCGCGGGCTATTATCTGGAGGGCGTGCCGATCGACCCGACCACCGGCAACCCCTCGGGCTCTTCGCCGCAGGTGCTGCGTTTCAAGAACGACTTCCTGCCGGCGCAGCGGACCACCAAGATCGACTATCGCGCCAACCTCGCGTCCTATCCCCTGACCACCCAGCACGACACCTCGGTGCCGGGCTCAGAACTGCTGCGGCCGGGCTCGTTCAGCAACGGCCATAATCCGCTGACGCTGGGCACGCCGGCCGCGCCCTACACCGATGCCGCGGTCAGCGGCACTGCGCAGAACAACAAGGCGACACCGTCGGTGGCCAACACATCGGCCACCAAGCTGAACGGCACCGCGGGCAGCGACTCGATCTCGGCCAATTTCGTCGCCGGCGACACCATCACGGTCAACGGCACCGTCCTCACCTTCGTGGCCTCGGGCGCGACCGGCAACCAGCTCAACATCACCGATAGCATCGGCACGCTGCTCGCCAAGATCGATTCGATCTCCGGGACGGCCACGGCATCCTCGATCGCCAGCAACGGCGCCATCACGCTGCATTCCGGCACCTCGGCCGACCTGCTGGTCACCAGCTCGAACTCGACCGCGCTGCAGGCGCTCGGCTTCACCGGCTCGGCGGCGGCCAATCGCGGCGGCGGCGGCACGGTCGGGACCGGCCAGGTCGTCGGCAACGACAATTCGACCTTTCTGGACGAGTCGGTCTCGGGTGGCGCGGTCACCGCCTACGATGTGTCGGGCGCCCCGGTGAATCTCCAGCTCCGCTGGGCCAAGACCGACAGCTCGTCGCTCGGCTCCGGGCATACCGACAATTGGAACCTGTTCTACCAGGTCAATCCCAACGCGACCGGCACGCAAGTTGCTTGGCAGAACGTCAACGTCAACTTCACCTTCGGGGCGAACGGCCAGATGTCGCCGGCGATCTCTTCCGTCACGCTCGACAATGCCGTCGTCAACGGCGTCTCGCTCGGCAGCCCCGTGATCAATTTCGGGTCCGGCGGCGTGACCCAGTTCGCGGATTCCAACGGCAACGTCCAGGTCAACCAGATCCAGCAGGACGGCTTCCCGGCCGGCCAGCTGCAATCGGTCAGCGTCTCCACCAACGGCCGGATCGTCGGCAACTACACCAACGGCCGCAATATCGACCTCGCCGAGATATCGGTGGCGACCTTCAACGGCACCAATTTCCTCAAGCGGATCGACGGCGGCGCCTTCGAGGCGACCGACGAATCGGGCGCGGCGCTGTTCGGCAAGGCCGGTACCATCGTGGGGTCATCGCTGGAGAGCTCGAACACCGACATCGCCGACGAGTTCACCAAGCTGATCGTCACCCAGCAGGCCTATTCGGCCAACACCAAGGTCATCACCACGACCAATTCGATGGTTCAGGATCTCCTGAACGTGATGCGCTGA
- the msrB gene encoding peptide-methionine (R)-S-oxide reductase MsrB — protein sequence MIDRRILLASVASLFGLAAFRWLRASPAQAAEKFEIEKTDAEWRAQLTPQQYEILRKEGTERPGSSPLLKEHRKGIFACAGCDLPLFSSETKYESGTGWPSFYQPLENAVGKTEDRTFGMLRTEIHCRRCGGHLGHVFDDGPKPTGLRYCMDGFALVFHPAAPSAT from the coding sequence ATGATCGACCGCCGCATCCTGCTTGCTTCCGTCGCCAGCCTGTTCGGCCTCGCCGCGTTCCGCTGGCTGCGCGCCTCGCCGGCCCAGGCCGCCGAGAAGTTCGAGATCGAGAAGACCGACGCCGAATGGCGTGCGCAGCTGACGCCGCAGCAATACGAGATCCTGCGCAAGGAGGGCACCGAGCGGCCGGGGTCGAGTCCACTGCTCAAGGAACACCGCAAGGGCATCTTCGCCTGCGCCGGCTGCGACCTGCCGCTGTTCTCGTCCGAGACCAAGTATGAGAGCGGCACCGGCTGGCCGAGCTTCTATCAGCCGCTGGAGAACGCGGTCGGCAAGACCGAGGACCGCACCTTCGGCATGCTGCGCACGGAAATCCATTGCCGCCGCTGCGGCGGCCATCTCGGCCACGTCTTTGACGACGGCCCGAAACCGACCGGCCTGCGCTACTGCATGGACGGGTTTGCGCTGGTGTTCCACCCGGCCGCGCCGTCGGCGACCTGA
- a CDS encoding NAD(P)/FAD-dependent oxidoreductase produces the protein MSETSTSAADGPNGGSPFRNRLAFDLDVDICVVGAGLAGLTVAREAARLGASVAVLEGRQVGWNASGHQLGTVMPGFGLPVTDLIERVGRDHARALWALSNEGVDYVRATATEELMPGINPSEGVLEVSNVDAGEALIGRLQTLGEDFATDVEGWQVDRVRSVLRTPRYFHGIYYPKALQVDGRKYVHGLAALATRAGARIFEETPVVSIDFSGIRKRIVTPSARLRATHIVLAGNIHLGAPLRRLSDTLLPVWRYAALSEPLGERLAEAIAFSGSVTDSDGIDHFRIVDGDRLLWASPETTWAARPKRFGAAVQRRIATVFPQLGKVPIADVFGGAVGVTVHGMPQIGQLRRGLWVASGFGRHGLSNSAIAGQIIARSILWGDDRWRLFSPFELVWAGGATGRVAGHFIGLWARGVSSAAGALARYREGARAKERAREARLAEANLKAGARRPPPRRPPPPGAVRPVPPPAPRQPEDGGEPYPHASQESERISDGRM, from the coding sequence ATGAGCGAGACTTCCACAAGTGCGGCGGACGGCCCCAATGGCGGTTCGCCGTTCCGCAACCGCCTGGCGTTCGATCTCGATGTCGACATTTGCGTGGTCGGGGCCGGGCTCGCCGGCCTGACGGTGGCGCGCGAAGCGGCGCGGCTTGGCGCCAGTGTCGCCGTGCTCGAAGGCCGTCAGGTCGGCTGGAACGCGTCCGGTCATCAACTCGGTACCGTGATGCCGGGCTTTGGCCTGCCGGTCACCGACCTGATCGAGCGGGTCGGGCGCGATCATGCCCGCGCGCTGTGGGCGCTGTCGAACGAAGGCGTCGACTATGTCCGCGCCACCGCCACCGAGGAGTTGATGCCGGGCATCAATCCGAGCGAGGGCGTGCTCGAAGTCTCCAATGTCGATGCCGGCGAGGCCCTGATCGGCCGGCTGCAGACCCTGGGCGAGGATTTTGCGACCGATGTCGAGGGCTGGCAGGTCGATCGCGTGCGCAGCGTGCTCAGGACGCCTCGCTACTTCCACGGCATCTATTATCCGAAGGCGTTGCAGGTCGACGGCCGCAAATATGTCCATGGCCTTGCCGCGCTGGCGACGCGCGCGGGTGCGCGGATCTTCGAGGAGACGCCGGTCGTCAGCATCGACTTCTCGGGCATCCGCAAGCGCATCGTGACGCCGTCGGCGCGGCTGCGCGCCACCCACATCGTGCTCGCCGGCAACATCCATCTCGGTGCGCCGCTGCGGCGGTTGTCGGATACGTTGCTGCCGGTCTGGCGCTATGCGGCGCTGAGCGAGCCGCTCGGCGAGCGGCTTGCCGAGGCGATCGCGTTCTCCGGTTCGGTGACCGACAGCGACGGCATCGACCATTTCCGCATCGTCGATGGCGACCGCCTGTTATGGGCGAGCCCGGAAACCACGTGGGCGGCGCGGCCGAAGCGTTTCGGCGCGGCGGTGCAGCGGCGGATCGCCACCGTGTTCCCGCAGCTCGGCAAGGTGCCGATCGCCGACGTGTTCGGCGGCGCGGTCGGCGTGACCGTGCACGGCATGCCGCAGATCGGCCAGCTGCGCCGGGGCCTGTGGGTCGCGAGCGGCTTCGGCAGGCACGGGCTCAGCAACTCGGCGATTGCCGGCCAGATCATCGCGCGCAGCATCCTGTGGGGCGACGATCGCTGGCGGCTGTTTTCGCCGTTCGAGCTGGTTTGGGCGGGCGGCGCCACCGGCCGGGTCGCCGGCCATTTCATCGGCCTGTGGGCGAGGGGTGTCTCGTCCGCGGCGGGTGCGTTGGCGCGCTACCGCGAGGGGGCACGTGCGAAAGAGCGGGCCCGCGAGGCGCGGCTCGCCGAGGCCAATCTCAAGGCCGGAGCCAGGCGTCCGCCGCCGCGCCGTCCGCCGCCACCGGGCGCGGTCCGTCCGGTGCCGCCGCCGGCGCCGCGGCAGCCCGAGGACGGCGGTGAGCCGTATCCTCACGCCTCGCAAGAAAGTGAGCGGATCTCCGACGGGCGGATGTAA
- a CDS encoding SixA phosphatase family protein gives MRRLLLLRHAKTEPDAPSGQDQDRRLDERGHRDAAEIGGWIAAHPPLPNLALVSPAVRTRETWEIVRDAMKSAGPQPKVEFLPELYGADPAQLLTAIRMASVTDPKRLMLIGHNPGMHELALTLTGSGDEAAQRALGDNLPTSGLAIFEFATDDWNEVSFRRGKLVQFVSPKLLKQASRN, from the coding sequence ATGCGCCGTTTGCTGCTGCTGCGTCATGCCAAGACCGAACCCGACGCACCGTCCGGACAGGACCAGGACCGTCGGCTCGACGAGCGCGGCCACCGCGATGCGGCGGAGATCGGCGGCTGGATCGCCGCGCATCCGCCCCTCCCCAACCTCGCACTGGTGTCGCCCGCTGTCCGCACGCGCGAGACCTGGGAGATCGTGCGCGATGCGATGAAGAGTGCCGGACCGCAGCCGAAAGTCGAATTCCTGCCGGAACTCTATGGTGCCGATCCTGCGCAATTGCTGACCGCGATCCGGATGGCATCGGTGACCGATCCGAAGCGGCTGATGCTGATCGGGCACAATCCCGGCATGCACGAACTCGCGCTGACCTTGACCGGCAGCGGCGACGAGGCCGCCCAGCGCGCGCTCGGCGATAACCTGCCGACCTCGGGGCTAGCCATCTTCGAGTTCGCGACCGACGACTGGAATGAGGTGTCGTTCCGCCGCGGCAAGCTCGTCCAGTTCGTCAGCCCGAAACTGTTGAAGCAGGCCTCGCGCAACTGA
- a CDS encoding universal stress protein has protein sequence MYKSILVPIDLADTDLAKGAIATAATLSQTWSGSVRLLNVLPMTPVMLAEYVPADFDSQQRETSEEALAIVARESGIEHARISAVVRQGGIYHEILEEAAAMKADLIVMTSHRPAMRTYFLGSNAGHVVRYAKCSVLVVRH, from the coding sequence ATGTACAAGTCCATTCTCGTGCCGATCGACCTCGCCGATACCGATCTGGCGAAGGGAGCGATCGCAACCGCTGCGACGCTGTCGCAGACCTGGAGCGGCTCGGTCCGCCTGCTCAACGTGCTGCCGATGACGCCGGTGATGCTCGCCGAATATGTGCCGGCGGATTTCGACAGCCAGCAGCGCGAAACTTCGGAAGAGGCGCTTGCAATCGTCGCGCGCGAATCCGGCATCGAGCATGCGCGCATCTCGGCCGTCGTCCGCCAGGGCGGCATCTATCATGAGATCCTCGAGGAGGCTGCTGCGATGAAGGCCGACCTGATCGTGATGACTTCGCACCGCCCGGCGATGCGCACCTACTTCCTCGGCTCCAACGCCGGGCATGTCGTGCGCTACGCCAAATGCTCGGTGCTGGTGGTGCGGCACTAG
- a CDS encoding DUF1127 domain-containing protein — protein sequence MIRAWGDALVTHWMRHDAIKTLRQLDDRMLRDIGISRCHIERAVTGDLDLELVRIRTR from the coding sequence TTGATCCGAGCATGGGGCGATGCCCTCGTGACCCACTGGATGCGCCACGACGCGATCAAGACGCTGCGTCAGCTCGACGACCGCATGCTGCGCGACATCGGGATCTCGCGCTGCCATATCGAGCGCGCCGTGACCGGCGATCTCGATCTCGAGCTGGTGCGGATCCGAACCCGCTGA
- a CDS encoding PLP-dependent aminotransferase family protein, which yields MSRFEYLKLADVVAAEIASGALKAGDRLPPQRHFAYDRGIAVSTASRVYTELLRRGLVVGEVGRGTFVSGETRRAAPPNEPRGARIDLEFNYPLLPHQATMIAKSLEGLERPEVLEGALRPATSFGTRAARTISAEFLARKSWQPNPDQIVFTANGRQSIAAALAAVVPPGGRCGVEALTYPFVKGIAARLGVALVPLAMDEHGVRPDAVQRAHREAHLSAIYIQPTIQNPLSITMPAERRAELLRLVEKLDLTIIEDSVYGFLDDEVPLATLAPERCIVLDSLSKKVAPGLALGFLIAPPRLRESIMAAVRSGGWTASGYAFAAGQRLMADGTAAELSRLKRIDAGRRQQLAAKHLAGFEVQTNAKSYHLWLTLPPHWRSQTLVAAAARRDIALTPSTTFAATPGHAPNAVRLALAAPPMEQLDIGLRTLAGMLSATEEDFDTTE from the coding sequence ATGTCGAGATTCGAATATCTGAAGCTGGCGGATGTGGTGGCTGCCGAGATTGCGTCCGGGGCGCTGAAGGCCGGCGACCGGCTGCCGCCGCAGCGGCATTTCGCCTATGACCGCGGCATCGCGGTCTCGACCGCGAGCCGGGTCTACACCGAGCTGCTGCGGCGTGGACTCGTGGTCGGCGAAGTCGGCCGCGGCACCTTCGTTTCCGGCGAGACGCGCCGCGCCGCGCCGCCAAACGAACCGCGCGGCGCCCGCATCGACCTCGAATTCAACTATCCGCTGCTGCCGCACCAGGCGACCATGATCGCAAAAAGCCTCGAAGGGCTGGAGCGGCCCGAAGTGCTCGAAGGCGCGCTGCGGCCGGCGACCAGTTTTGGCACCCGCGCCGCGCGCACCATCTCGGCGGAATTTTTGGCGCGCAAGAGCTGGCAGCCCAATCCCGACCAGATCGTGTTCACCGCCAACGGCCGGCAGAGCATTGCCGCGGCGCTCGCGGCGGTCGTGCCGCCCGGCGGACGCTGCGGCGTGGAGGCGCTGACCTATCCCTTCGTCAAGGGCATCGCCGCGCGGCTCGGCGTAGCGCTGGTGCCGCTCGCGATGGACGAGCACGGCGTGCGGCCGGACGCCGTGCAGAGGGCGCATCGCGAGGCGCATCTGTCCGCGATCTACATCCAGCCGACGATCCAGAATCCGCTGAGTATCACCATGCCGGCCGAGCGCCGCGCCGAATTGCTGCGCCTGGTCGAGAAGCTCGACCTCACAATCATCGAGGACAGTGTGTACGGCTTCCTCGACGACGAGGTGCCGCTGGCCACGCTGGCGCCCGAGCGCTGCATCGTACTCGACAGCCTGTCGAAGAAGGTTGCGCCCGGCCTCGCGCTCGGCTTCCTGATCGCGCCGCCGCGGCTGCGCGAGAGCATCATGGCCGCGGTGCGCTCCGGCGGCTGGACCGCATCGGGCTACGCCTTCGCGGCGGGACAGCGGCTGATGGCCGACGGCACCGCCGCCGAACTGTCACGGCTGAAGCGGATCGATGCCGGACGCCGCCAGCAATTGGCGGCGAAGCATCTGGCCGGCTTCGAGGTCCAGACCAACGCAAAATCCTATCACCTCTGGCTGACCTTGCCGCCACACTGGCGCTCGCAGACGCTGGTCGCGGCCGCCGCGCGCCGCGACATCGCGCTGACGCCGTCGACGACCTTTGCGGCCACGCCGGGCCACGCGCCCAACGCGGTGCGGCTCGCGCTCGCCGCGCCGCCGATGGAGCAGCTCGACATCGGCCTGCGGACGCTGGCGGGCATGCTGAGCGCGACCGAAGAGGATTTCGACACGACGGAGTGA
- a CDS encoding YdcF family protein, whose amino-acid sequence MDDRSLRMPSDDEIAAINAQHLIETPLVSADLLFVFGTRVDVAERVEAAVRLWRDGFARWSIVSGGVTAGDHRSECEIIKAAMVARGVPADRILEEHRALNTGENVIFSLPVIEATLGRANVKSVICLGNTWTARRYPMTLQRHWPEVTKMLVMVDSFAVPRARWHTDPEFRRRVLSEWDKIEPYRAKGFIAEWPVA is encoded by the coding sequence TTGGACGATCGAAGTCTGCGGATGCCGTCGGATGACGAGATCGCCGCGATCAATGCGCAACATCTGATCGAGACGCCGCTTGTATCAGCCGATTTGCTGTTCGTGTTCGGCACCCGCGTCGATGTCGCCGAGCGGGTCGAGGCGGCGGTGCGGCTGTGGCGCGACGGCTTTGCGCGCTGGTCGATCGTGAGCGGCGGCGTGACGGCCGGCGATCACCGTTCCGAATGCGAGATCATCAAGGCTGCGATGGTCGCGCGCGGCGTGCCGGCGGACCGCATTCTCGAGGAGCATCGCGCACTAAACACCGGCGAGAACGTGATCTTCTCGCTGCCGGTGATCGAGGCCACGCTCGGCCGCGCCAATGTCAAAAGCGTGATCTGCCTCGGCAACACCTGGACGGCGCGGCGCTATCCGATGACGCTGCAGCGGCATTGGCCGGAGGTGACCAAGATGCTGGTGATGGTCGACAGTTTTGCGGTCCCGCGGGCACGCTGGCACACCGATCCGGAATTCCGCCGCCGCGTGCTCAGCGAATGGGACAAGATCGAGCCGTACAGGGCCAAGGGATTTATCGCGGAGTGGCCGGTCGCTTGA
- a CDS encoding EAL domain-containing protein, with amino-acid sequence MYRVLTCLTLEHDWRLVVLGGVICMLASAVAISLFHRARAAHGRSREIWIGLDATVGGCGIWATHFVAMLAYDPGIEAGYNIPITFVSLVLAVAILAVGLAVALLDTRWWTAAAGGAIVGVGVAAMHYTGMLGLELPARIVWSPGIVAASVLFGSLFGALALVVATRSEHIRSTAMATGLLTIAIVSHHFTAMGAVTLVPDPTIVPDGLSISPRVLSFMTAVAAFAILGISLIASVLDRRAKTELHKQKVVLDTALENMSQGLCMFDANGRIMLFNERYNEMMGGGVSLHGRLLIDVLQDLRSTGEWDGDPEEFCASLISEAKAGNTATRIINRNGRAIRVVDQPMKGGGWVATFEDITEWQQAQDQISHMARHDALTNLPNRTLFREQLEKALRLAKRSDQIAVLCLDLDHFKEINDTLGHPIGDGLLREVARRLRECATEHDTVARLGGDEFAIVQFCSNSEASTISALASRVVERIAAPYEVGDHQLVIGVSIGIALAPADGMDPDELLQKADLALYRAKADGRGTYRFFETGMDARAQARRMLERDLRLALQRDEFAVYYQPIRDVEGDRIVAFEALARWNHSLRGLIAPNNFIPVAEETGLIVPLGDIVLRKACRDAAGWPEEIAVAVNLSAVQFKNPNLVASVKAALEDSGLTAARLELEITESVLLQNSEGTLAVLHELRALGIRISLDDFGTGYSSLSYLRSFPFDKIKIDRSFVMDLATREESMAIVRAVTGLGKSLGIVTTAEGVETDTQFDLLRQEGCTQAQGYLFSPPRPASEVAKMLLWTPKRSVA; translated from the coding sequence ATGTATCGCGTTTTGACTTGTCTCACATTGGAACATGACTGGCGGTTGGTCGTCCTCGGCGGCGTCATCTGCATGCTCGCCAGCGCAGTTGCGATCAGCCTGTTTCACCGTGCCCGCGCTGCGCACGGCCGCTCCCGGGAGATCTGGATCGGGCTTGACGCGACGGTTGGCGGCTGCGGCATCTGGGCCACCCATTTCGTCGCCATGCTGGCCTATGACCCCGGCATCGAGGCCGGATACAACATCCCCATCACGTTCGTGTCGCTGGTGCTCGCGGTCGCGATCCTCGCCGTCGGCCTCGCCGTCGCCCTGCTCGACACGCGCTGGTGGACGGCGGCGGCCGGTGGCGCAATCGTCGGTGTCGGCGTCGCGGCGATGCATTACACCGGCATGCTGGGGCTCGAGCTGCCGGCGCGGATCGTCTGGTCGCCCGGCATCGTGGCGGCGTCCGTGCTGTTCGGAAGCCTGTTCGGCGCGCTTGCGCTCGTCGTCGCCACGCGCAGCGAACACATTCGCAGCACCGCGATGGCCACCGGCCTGTTGACGATCGCGATCGTTTCGCACCACTTCACCGCGATGGGTGCGGTGACGCTGGTGCCCGATCCGACGATCGTCCCCGACGGGCTCTCGATCTCGCCGCGCGTGCTTTCGTTCATGACCGCGGTTGCGGCCTTCGCCATCCTCGGCATCTCGCTGATCGCCTCGGTGCTGGATCGCCGCGCCAAGACTGAGCTGCACAAGCAGAAGGTGGTGCTGGACACCGCGCTCGAAAACATGTCGCAGGGACTGTGCATGTTCGACGCCAACGGCCGCATCATGCTGTTCAACGAGCGCTACAACGAGATGATGGGCGGCGGAGTGTCGTTGCACGGGCGCCTTCTGATCGATGTGCTGCAGGACCTGCGCTCGACTGGTGAGTGGGACGGCGATCCCGAGGAATTCTGCGCCAGCCTGATATCGGAAGCGAAGGCAGGCAACACCGCGACGCGGATCATCAATCGCAACGGTCGCGCGATCCGCGTCGTCGACCAGCCCATGAAGGGCGGCGGCTGGGTCGCGACCTTCGAGGACATCACCGAATGGCAGCAGGCCCAGGACCAGATCTCGCACATGGCGCGGCATGACGCGCTGACCAACCTGCCGAACCGGACGCTGTTCCGCGAGCAGCTCGAGAAGGCGCTGCGGCTTGCCAAGCGCTCCGACCAGATCGCGGTGCTCTGCCTCGATCTCGATCATTTCAAGGAAATCAACGATACGCTGGGGCATCCGATCGGCGACGGGCTGTTGCGCGAAGTCGCGCGCCGGCTGCGCGAATGCGCGACCGAGCACGATACCGTGGCGCGGCTCGGCGGCGACGAGTTCGCGATCGTGCAATTCTGCAGCAACAGCGAAGCCTCCACCATATCGGCGTTGGCGAGCCGGGTGGTCGAGCGGATCGCCGCGCCCTACGAGGTCGGCGACCATCAGCTCGTGATCGGCGTCAGCATCGGCATTGCGCTGGCCCCCGCGGACGGCATGGATCCCGACGAACTGCTGCAGAAGGCCGACCTCGCGCTGTACCGCGCCAAGGCCGACGGCCGCGGTACCTACCGCTTCTTCGAGACCGGCATGGACGCGCGCGCCCAGGCGCGCCGGATGCTCGAGCGCGACCTGCGGCTGGCGCTGCAGCGCGACGAGTTCGCGGTCTATTACCAGCCGATCCGCGACGTCGAGGGCGATCGCATCGTCGCCTTCGAGGCGCTGGCGCGCTGGAATCACTCGCTGCGCGGCCTGATCGCACCGAACAACTTCATTCCCGTCGCCGAGGAAACCGGACTGATCGTGCCGCTCGGAGACATCGTGCTGCGCAAGGCCTGCAGGGATGCCGCGGGCTGGCCCGAGGAGATCGCGGTCGCCGTCAACCTGTCCGCGGTGCAGTTCAAGAATCCGAACCTGGTGGCATCGGTGAAGGCGGCACTCGAGGACTCCGGCCTTACGGCGGCGCGTCTCGAGCTCGAGATCACCGAATCGGTGCTGCTGCAGAACAGCGAGGGGACGCTGGCCGTGCTGCACGAGCTGCGCGCCCTTGGTATCCGGATATCGCTCGACGATTTCGGCACCGGCTACTCGTCGCTGAGCTATCTGCGCAGCTTCCCGTTCGACAAGATCAAGATCGACCGCTCCTTCGTCATGGACCTCGCGACGCGCGAGGAGTCGATGGCGATCGTGCGCGCGGTCACCGGCCTCGGCAAGAGCCTCGGCATCGTGACCACGGCCGAGGGCGTCGAGACCGATACCCAGTTCGACCTGCTGCGGCAGGAGGGCTGCACCCAGGCACAGGGCTATCTGTTCAGCCCGCCGCGGCCGGCTTCCGAGGTCGCCAAGATGCTGCTCTGGACGCCGAAACGTTCGGTGGCGTGA